One window of Longimicrobium sp. genomic DNA carries:
- a CDS encoding peptidoglycan recognition family protein, producing the protein MNRITRAALLFLALAPGACARPAAPVPEGIRYVSRAEWGAKPPAMEMKTHVPHRITIHHTAERQAPARSTEAKLQALQRFSQSEGTLGNGRPKRMWADVPYHLYVAVDGSVAEARPIRFVGDSNTPYDPTGHLLVVLEGNFEEEELSAAQRRTMDLLIPSLARRYNVPAEKIAAHRDFAETLCPGRSLYAQIPHFRELVAR; encoded by the coding sequence ATGAACCGCATCACCCGCGCCGCCCTGCTCTTCCTCGCCCTGGCGCCCGGCGCCTGCGCGCGCCCCGCGGCCCCCGTGCCGGAGGGGATTCGCTACGTGTCGCGCGCGGAGTGGGGCGCGAAGCCGCCGGCGATGGAGATGAAGACGCACGTGCCGCACCGCATCACCATCCACCACACGGCCGAGCGGCAGGCGCCCGCCCGCTCCACCGAGGCCAAGCTCCAGGCCCTGCAGCGCTTCTCGCAGAGCGAGGGGACGCTCGGCAACGGGCGTCCCAAGCGCATGTGGGCCGACGTGCCCTACCACCTGTACGTCGCCGTGGACGGCAGCGTGGCCGAGGCGCGCCCCATCCGCTTCGTGGGCGACTCCAACACGCCGTACGATCCCACCGGGCACCTGCTGGTGGTGCTCGAGGGCAACTTCGAGGAAGAGGAGCTCTCCGCCGCGCAGCGACGCACGATGGACCTGCTGATCCCGTCCCTGGCGCGCCGCTACAACGTCCCGGCCGAGAAGATCGCCGCGCACCGCGACTTCGCCGAGACGCTCTGCCCCGGGCGGTCGCTGTACGCGCAGATCCCGCACTTTCGCGAGCTCGTGGCGCGGTAA